The following proteins are co-located in the Bacteroidales bacterium genome:
- the tmk gene encoding dTMP kinase yields the protein MKNLFIAIEGIDGSGKSTQINLLKENLQKAGHHVFTTFEPTDGPIGKMIRDIFNHRLEADQRTIAALFVADRFEHLLNKHHGLVRKMEEGFTVITDRYYFSSYAYHGVHMPVDWVIRSNALCAEILQPDLNIFIDIDPETGMERIRRGRESVEMFETLENLKLVREKYFEVMERLKPEEKIFITNGNRPPEEIAEDIWKAVKRIGE from the coding sequence ATGAAAAATTTATTCATCGCCATCGAAGGCATTGACGGAAGCGGAAAAAGCACGCAAATCAATCTATTAAAGGAAAATCTCCAAAAGGCTGGCCACCACGTTTTTACTACTTTCGAACCAACCGACGGCCCAATCGGGAAAATGATCCGGGATATTTTCAACCACCGATTGGAAGCCGACCAGCGTACAATCGCAGCTTTGTTCGTCGCCGATCGGTTCGAACACCTGCTCAACAAACATCATGGCCTGGTAAGAAAAATGGAAGAGGGGTTTACGGTGATCACAGATCGTTATTACTTCTCCTCCTATGCTTATCATGGCGTACACATGCCGGTTGATTGGGTCATACGTTCGAATGCCTTGTGTGCGGAAATACTGCAGCCTGATCTCAACATTTTCATTGATATTGATCCAGAAACAGGAATGGAAAGGATCAGGAGAGGACGCGAGTCTGTTGAAATGTTTGAGACCCTCGAGAATCTCAAGTTAGTTAGGGAAAAGTATTTTGAGGTGATGGAAAGACTAAAACCGGAAGAGAAGATATTCATCACCAACGGCAACCGCCCGCCAGAAGAGATTGCCGAAGATATTTGGAAAGCGGTGAAAAGGATTGGGGAATGA